From one Lycium ferocissimum isolate CSIRO_LF1 chromosome 7, AGI_CSIRO_Lferr_CH_V1, whole genome shotgun sequence genomic stretch:
- the LOC132064643 gene encoding uncharacterized protein LOC132064643, with product MAQNPNNLHQNMTHHLLQENKQSFRHPPPRPPPPRNPKNLIPVNSTNSNSNSSSSLLDQLSKRVTRDLPNFSDCHGCDVRINHTDPNDRLQTLDSVWRIVLLCKKCIRRVSTGQTCPYCFKNTDDDECFKCCSCKRSLHKECVSRYGNSEPWSFCYSEEGVKLGSFVCIDCWVPRFFRKSIGVCKKTLNFTTDVKSFGRIGKDANFEGKRTVVLALRARDTTLRIPLRKPAVAKNESELVNKKDKNKGLLKSSSISRDDDTNLIEAVNDAEFAFQLHRAMNNSRRISKTICPVNSSSYVGDPENLESSNVSCKLLDLGQTVSNYPGDTGLKVYSRNRYKGKVVRTSSEAPPSVIVYSRTRLKEKVGQTSSETPPCVAVYSRTKLKEKVDKASSDTSPCVMVYSRRLKEQVCQTCSEAPPCVTMNEHGSCVDSACSKAELLTYKRSRLKRKMCEERVGLSDLMTEELNLGDDDCRDFSGLRASQREFSQHNLCPLSSGGDNTVQGEFSANNTVQAESCNTQQDRFLLKYSRRKKCSEPGSDVHENTFPQPTPDPNIPTNWSVESRASSNVSSNV from the coding sequence ATGGCGCAAAACCCTAATAATCTCCACCAAAACATGACACATCATCTCcttcaagaaaacaaacaatCTTTCCGCCATCCACCACCACGTCCACCACCACCAAGAAACCCTAAAAATTTAATCCCCGTTAACTCcactaattcaaattcaaactcatcatcatcgttattgGATCAATTAAGCAAAAGGGTCACTAGGGATTTGCCTAATTTCTCAGATTGTCATGGCTGTGATGTCCGAATCAACCATACTGATCCTAATGACCGTCTTCAAACCCTAGACAGCGTTTGGCGGATTGTTCTTCTTTGCAAGAAGTGCATCAGGCGTGTGAGTACTGGCCAAACATGCCCTTATTGTTTCAAGAACACGGATGATGATGAATGTTTCAAGTGTTGTAGCTGTAAAAGAAGTCTTCATAAGGAGTGTGTTAGTAGGTATGGAAATTCTGAGCCTTGGTCTTTTTGTTATAGTGAAGAAGGGGTAAAGTTGGGATCTTTTGTTTGTATAGATTGTTGGGTTCCAAGATTCTTTAGGAAATCAATTGGGGTTTGTAAAAAGACACTAAATTTTACTACTGATGTTAAATCATTTGGAAGAATTGGAAAAGATGCTAACTTTGAAGGCAAAAGGACGGTTGTGCTAGCGTTGAGAGCAAGGGATACGACTTTGCGAATTCCTTTGAGAAAGCCTGCCGTGGCTAAGAATGAATCGGAATTAGTAAACAAGAAAGATAAGAATAAGGGGTTGTTGAAAAGCAGTAGTATAAGTAGAGATGATGATACTAATTTGATTGAAGCTGTAAATGATGCAGAATTCGCGTTTCAATTGCATCGTGCCATGAATAACTCGCGGCGAATTTCGAAAACCATATGCCCTGTGAACTCGAGCAGCTATGTGGGTGATCCTGAAAATTTGGAATCGAGTAATGTATCATGTAAATTGTTAGATTTAGGCCAGACTGTTTCTAATTATCCAGGTGATACAGGGCTTAAGGTGTACTCTCGCAATAGGTATAAGGGAAAAGTTGTACGGACTAGTTCTGAGGCACCGCCTTCTGTTATAGTGTACTCTCGCACTAGGTTGAAAGAAAAAGTTGGCCAGACTAGTTCAGAGACTCCGCCTTGTGTTGCAGTTTACTCTCGCacaaagttgaaggaaaaagttGACAAGGCTAGTTCAGATACATCGCCATGTGTTATGGTGTACTCTCGTAGGTTGAAGGAACAAGTCTGCCAGACTTGTTCAGAGGCTCCACCTTGTGTTACAATGAATGAGCATGGGTCTTGTGTTGATTCTGCTTGTTCAAAAGCTGAGTTACTTACATACAAGCGGAGCAGACTAAAGAGGAAAATGTGCGAAGAAAGGGTTGGTTTATCTGACCTTATGACAGAGGAGCTCAATCTTGGTGATGATGACTGTAGAGATTTTTCTGGGCTTCGAGCTTCTCAGCGAGAATTTTCACAGCATAACTTGTGCCCCTTGAGTTCTGGCGGAGATAATACTGTTCAGGGTGAGTTTAGCGCAAATAATACTGTGCAGGCTGAAAGCTGCAATACGCAGCAGGACCGCTTTTTGTTGAAGTATAGCAGAAGGAAAAAATGCTCTGAGCCAGGGTCAGATGTGCATGAGAATACTTTTCCTCAACCAACACCTGATCCCAACATACCTACAAATTGGTCGGTGGAATCCAGGGCATCATCAAATGTATCATCAAATGTCTGA
- the LOC132062770 gene encoding vacuolar iron transporter homolog 4-like, protein MAAQNHVQVTIPKENQAPEEDFDYSQRAQWVRAAVLGANDGLVSIASLMMGVGAVQENVKTMIITGFAGLFAGACSMAIGEFVSVYSQLDIERAQLRRDKTTGGQNQEFEEGDKEQLPNPFQAAVASSVAFSLGAIVPILAAAFIADHKVRLSVIVAAVSLALVAFGGIGAFLGRSPMVKSCARVLIGGWMAMAITFGLTKLIGSTGLEM, encoded by the coding sequence ATGGCTGCTCAAAATCATGTCCAAGTTACCATTCCCAAAGAAAATCAAGCCCCTGAAGAGGATTTTGACTACTCTCAAAGAGCACAGTGGGTTCGAGCCGCTGTGTTAGGAGCAAATGATGGATTAGTCTCAATTGCATCCTTGATGATGGGTGTCGGAGCTGTTCAAGAAAACGTTAAAACCATGATCATTACTGGATTTGCAGGTTTATTTGCCGGTGCTTGTAGCATGGCTATAGGAGAGTTTGTCTCTGTGTACTCTCAACTAGACATAGAGCGAGCTCAACTGAGGAGAGACAAAACAACAGGAGGACAGAACCAAGAATTCGAAGAAGGTGACAAGGAACAACTGCCAAATCCATTTCAGGCGGCCGTAGCCTCGAGTGTTGCATTTTCATTGGGTGCCATTGTGCCTATTCTTGCTGCTGCTTTCATAGCAGATCATAAGGTGAGGCTTTCTGTGATCGTGGCTGCGGTGAGCTTGGCATTGGTCGCATTTGGAGGAATTGGTGCTTTCTTGGGCAGAAGTCCTATGGTGAAATCTTGTGCTAGAGTTTTAATTGGTGGCTGGATGGCTATGGCCATTACCTTTGGCCTTACCAAGCTGATTGGCTCTACTGGCCTGGAGATGTGA
- the LOC132062767 gene encoding vacuolar iron transporter homolog 1-like — MASITNIQELTKNDDIEKQSMQVDQNLEVEIVDYSKRAQWLRAAVLGANDGLLSTSSLMMGIGAIHQDAKSMILTGIAGLVAGACSMAIGEFVSVYSQYDIEVSQMKRENATNLEEKKKNLPSPFQAAGASAFAFAIGAIVPLLAAIFVNDYHVRLGVVVGAASLALLGFGALGAYLGKAPLVKSSLRVLIGGWLAMGITFGLTKLVGVTGLYG, encoded by the coding sequence atggcATCCATAACAAATATCCAAGAATTAACCAAAAATGACGACATAGAAAAACAATCCATGCAAGTAGACCAAAATCTTGAGGTTGAAATAGTAGATTACTCAAAAAGAGCACAATGGCTTAGGGCAGCAGTATTAGGTGCAAATGATGGATTACTCTCAACATCTTCCTTAATGATGGGAATAGGAGCAATTCATCAAGATGCAAAGTCCATGATCCTCACCGGAATCGCGGGGCTAGTAGCCGGAGCATGTAGCATGGCCATTGGAGAATTTGTCTCAGTTTATTCACAATATGACATAGAAGTGTCACAAATGAAAAGAGAAAACGCGacgaatttggaggaaaaaaagaagaatttgcCTAGTCCGTTTCAAGCTGCAGGTGCATCTGCTTTTGCATTTGCTATAGGTGCAATTGTTCCTTTGTTGGCTGCTATTTTTGTGAACGATTATCATGTGAGGTTAGGGGTGGTGGTGGGTGCTGCCAGCTTGGCACTTTTAGGGTTTGGAGCGTTAGGTGCATACTTAGGGAAAGCACCATTGGTGAAGTCTTCATTGAGAGTGTTGATTGGTGGATGGTTGGCTATGGGAATCACTTTTGGATTGACTAAATTAGTTGGTGTTACTGGACTCTATGGTTAA
- the LOC132062161 gene encoding uncharacterized protein LOC132062161 → MDARKSTGKEGEKCLVAEITVHSQQSSHTKNLEFCRANVFRRKRDHLLKPKYSPISDNINARVNWIKCCISSVKFSVLINGSPEGFFQSSRGLRQGDPLSSFLFLLAMEGVNYMIRKAKTNGRIKGIGTQTNRGEDMEITHLLYADHSLVFCEAKVEQIRHLKAILTIFEAISGLHVNWNKSFLYPVNQVTDLQFLASNLGCQTESLPTKYLGMPLGANHKAQEIWNDVL, encoded by the exons ATGGATGCAAGAAAATCAACTGGTAAAGAAGGAGAAAAGTGTCTTGTAGCTGAAATTACTGTCCACTCGCAGCAATCAAGTCATACAAAGAATTTAGAATTTTGCAGAGCAAAT GTTTTCAGGAGAAAGAGGGACCATCTTCTAAAGCCTAAGTACTCTCCAATATCTGATAATATAAATGCACGTGTCAATTGGATAAAATGTTGTATATCCAGTGTGAAGTTCTCTGTTCTAATTAATGGAAGTCCTGAAGGTTTTTTTCAATCTAGCAGGGGTTTGAGGCAGGGAGATCCTCTGTCATCTTTCCTATTCTTATTAGCCATGGAGGGGGTAAATTACATGATCAGAAAAGCCAAAACTAATGGACGGATAAAAGGGATTGGAACCCAAACCAATAGGGGTGAAGACATGGAAATTACACACTTATTGTATGCTGATCACTCTTTGGTGTTTTGTGAGGCTAAGGTTGAACAAATCAGACACCTAAAGGCAATATTGACCATCTTTGAAGCCATCTCAGGCCTCCATGTTAACTGGAATAAGAGTTTCTTATATCCAGTGAATCAGGTGACTGATCTACAGTTTCTGGCAAGTAACTTGGGCTGTCAAACTGAGTCACTGCCCACAAAGTACTTGGGAATGCCTCTGGGTGCCAACCACAAGGCACAAGAGATATGGAATGATGTGTTATAA